Proteins from one Terriglobus tenax genomic window:
- a CDS encoding TetR/AcrR family transcriptional regulator: protein MKGPERRAQLIEEATKLFSQKGFNGTTTKEIAASAGINEALIFKHFENKEALYRAVIHEYVERSQRQGWHDGIRDCMRRNADADLFRKLISYVIEAYRAEPVMQRLVLFAILEGYHEEADRACHLPKTLQREVIQYIVRRQGEGKIAPMDPAAAFQILFGMSRSYAIGKYVYKLKEMKVSDASVEEEFTRFAVRALVVESKRKRRHP, encoded by the coding sequence ATGAAGGGTCCTGAGAGACGCGCGCAGCTCATTGAAGAAGCAACTAAACTCTTTTCACAAAAGGGTTTCAATGGAACCACAACCAAGGAGATTGCGGCTTCAGCTGGCATCAATGAAGCCCTGATTTTCAAGCATTTTGAGAATAAAGAGGCGCTTTACCGCGCTGTCATTCACGAGTACGTGGAACGCTCTCAAAGGCAAGGCTGGCACGATGGCATCCGCGACTGCATGCGGCGGAATGCGGATGCAGACCTGTTCCGGAAGCTCATCTCATACGTCATCGAAGCCTATCGGGCTGAGCCGGTCATGCAGCGATTGGTACTGTTCGCCATTCTTGAGGGATACCACGAAGAAGCAGACCGCGCCTGTCATCTGCCGAAGACGCTGCAGCGGGAAGTCATCCAGTACATCGTCCGCAGGCAGGGTGAAGGGAAAATTGCCCCGATGGATCCTGCCGCGGCCTTCCAGATTCTCTTCGGCATGTCCCGCAGCTATGCCATCGGAAAGTATGTCTACAAGCTGAAAGAAATGAAAGTCTCCGACGCCAGTGTGGAAGAGGAGTTCACACGCTTTGCCGTGAGAGCTCTTGTGGTGGAGTCAAAGCGAAAGCGTCGCCATCCATAA
- a CDS encoding efflux RND transporter periplasmic adaptor subunit yields MPSPKLVFFALPFALYLSAQGQSAARIEMVKVESRSAARTVPLTGELAPFLQTEIEARVPGYVEKVVVDRGSVVRRGQLLVQLSAPEMRSQTNASESALHQAEADQAQAEAQAAAAASTYTRMQEAAKTPGAVAGNELIQAEKQKDAANSLVMSRKAAVRSAKEKMQAMGEMESYLRVVAPFDGTITDRLVHPGMMVNAGAHTPLLKLQQTSHLRLIVPVPESYVGSTVKGKVVTFHAPAYPGKTFTGKIARIPNALDQQNRAMMVELDVYNAEGALAPGMYPTVDWPVGTNDTSLFVPATSVVSTTERTFVITSVNRHAHWVDVRKGATAGEQVSIRGQIAEGQFVVKRATDEIREGAFLP; encoded by the coding sequence ATGCCCAGTCCTAAACTTGTTTTTTTTGCCCTGCCCTTTGCGCTATATCTTTCGGCACAAGGCCAGAGTGCCGCGCGGATCGAGATGGTGAAGGTGGAGAGCCGTTCCGCGGCTCGTACCGTTCCACTAACAGGTGAGCTTGCGCCATTTCTGCAGACCGAGATCGAAGCTCGCGTTCCAGGCTACGTGGAAAAGGTCGTGGTGGACCGTGGCAGCGTGGTCCGCCGCGGTCAACTTCTGGTGCAGCTATCCGCACCGGAGATGCGATCGCAGACAAACGCATCGGAGTCCGCACTTCATCAAGCTGAGGCAGACCAGGCCCAGGCCGAAGCGCAGGCGGCCGCAGCGGCAAGCACCTACACACGAATGCAAGAGGCGGCAAAGACTCCAGGCGCAGTGGCCGGGAACGAACTCATCCAGGCAGAGAAGCAGAAAGACGCCGCGAATTCCCTGGTGATGAGCCGTAAGGCTGCTGTTCGCTCCGCGAAGGAGAAGATGCAGGCAATGGGTGAAATGGAATCTTATCTCCGGGTCGTTGCTCCCTTTGATGGAACGATTACAGACCGCCTTGTCCACCCGGGCATGATGGTCAATGCCGGAGCACATACCCCTCTACTCAAACTGCAACAGACAAGCCATCTTCGTCTCATCGTGCCGGTGCCTGAAAGCTATGTGGGATCGACGGTGAAGGGTAAAGTTGTGACGTTTCATGCGCCTGCCTATCCGGGAAAAACCTTTACCGGCAAGATTGCCCGTATCCCGAACGCGCTGGATCAGCAGAATCGCGCGATGATGGTTGAACTGGATGTCTACAACGCTGAGGGTGCGCTGGCTCCAGGAATGTATCCCACGGTGGATTGGCCAGTAGGGACGAACGATACGTCCCTCTTTGTTCCGGCTACGAGCGTTGTGTCGACCACTGAGCGGACTTTTGTGATTACCTCCGTCAACCGGCATGCGCACTGGGTCGATGTTCGCAAAGGAGCGACAGCCGGTGAGCAGGTGTCCATTCGCGGCCAAATCGCGGAGGGACAGTTCGTCGTCAAACGAGCAACCGATGAGATCCGCGAGGGAGCTTTCCTGCCGTAA